The following proteins are encoded in a genomic region of Comamonas resistens:
- the hslU gene encoding ATP-dependent protease ATPase subunit HslU — protein sequence MSSAMTPQEIVSELDKHIVGQNGAKRAVAIALRNRWRRQQVADGLRQEITPKNILMIGPTGVGKTEIARRLAKLADAPFIKVEATKFTEVGYVGKDVDAIIRDLAEVAVKQTRESDMKKMRARAEDAAEDRILDVLVPQARTGEVPADNTARQVFRKKLREGQLDDKEIEIDIAEQMPQMQIMGPQGMEEMAEQLRGMFSQMGQEKRKTRKLKIAEALKLLTDEEAAKMVNEEDVKTRAIANAEQNGIVFIDEIDKVATRQEASGSDVSRQGVQRDLLPLVEGTSVSTKYGVVKTDHILFIASGAFHLSKPSDLIPELQGRFPIRVELDSLSVQDFEAILMQTHASLVKQYQALLATEGVTLEFKPEGITRLATIAFDVNESTENIGARRLSTVMERLLDEVSFDAAKLTGQTVVIDAGYVDQRLQVLSQDEDLSRFIL from the coding sequence ATGTCTTCTGCCATGACTCCCCAGGAGATTGTCTCCGAGCTGGACAAGCACATCGTCGGGCAAAACGGCGCCAAGCGCGCCGTGGCCATCGCGCTGCGCAACCGCTGGCGCCGCCAGCAGGTTGCCGACGGCCTGCGCCAGGAAATCACCCCCAAGAACATTCTGATGATCGGCCCTACGGGCGTGGGCAAGACCGAGATCGCCCGCCGTCTGGCCAAACTGGCCGATGCGCCTTTCATCAAGGTCGAGGCGACCAAGTTCACCGAAGTCGGTTATGTGGGCAAGGATGTGGATGCGATCATCCGCGATCTGGCCGAGGTGGCCGTCAAGCAGACGCGTGAATCGGACATGAAGAAAATGCGCGCGCGCGCCGAAGACGCCGCCGAGGATCGCATTCTCGATGTGCTGGTACCCCAGGCCCGCACCGGGGAAGTGCCTGCCGACAACACGGCGCGCCAGGTTTTCCGCAAGAAGCTGCGCGAGGGTCAGCTCGACGACAAGGAAATCGAGATCGACATCGCCGAACAGATGCCTCAGATGCAGATCATGGGGCCCCAGGGCATGGAAGAGATGGCCGAGCAACTGCGCGGCATGTTCAGCCAGATGGGCCAGGAAAAGCGCAAGACGCGCAAGCTCAAGATCGCCGAGGCGCTGAAGCTGCTGACCGACGAGGAAGCGGCCAAGATGGTCAACGAGGAGGACGTCAAGACCCGCGCCATTGCGAATGCCGAGCAAAACGGCATTGTCTTCATCGACGAGATCGACAAGGTGGCCACGCGTCAGGAAGCCAGCGGCTCCGATGTCTCGCGCCAGGGCGTGCAGCGCGACCTGCTGCCGCTGGTGGAGGGCACATCGGTGTCCACCAAATACGGTGTGGTCAAGACCGATCACATTCTGTTCATCGCATCCGGCGCTTTCCACCTGTCCAAGCCCAGCGACCTGATTCCCGAGCTGCAGGGGCGCTTTCCCATTCGCGTGGAACTGGATTCGCTGTCGGTCCAGGACTTCGAGGCCATTCTCATGCAGACTCACGCCTCCCTGGTCAAACAGTATCAAGCGTTGCTGGCGACCGAAGGCGTGACGCTGGAATTCAAGCCCGAAGGCATCACCCGGCTGGCGACCATTGCGTTTGACGTCAACGAGAGCACCGAGAACATCGGTGCGCGCCGTCTGTCCACCGTGATGGAACGTCTGCTCGATGAAGTCAGCTTTGATGCAGCAAAGCTGACCGGCCAGACCGTGGTGATAGACGCAGGCTATGTTGACCAGCGTTTGCAGGTACTGAGCCAGGATGAGGACCTGTCGCGCTTCATCCTTTGA
- the hslV gene encoding ATP-dependent protease subunit HslV → MEQFHGTTILSVRRQTPEGVQVAIGGDGQVTLGHIVVKGTARKVRKLYHGKVLAGFAGATADAFTLFERFEAKLEKHQGNLTRAAIELTKEWRTDRVLRKLEAMLAVADATTSLIITGNGDVLEPEQGIVAIGSGGAYAHSAAKALLNNTELSAEDVVRKSLAIAGELCIYTNMNHTIETL, encoded by the coding sequence ATGGAACAGTTTCACGGCACCACCATTTTGAGCGTGCGCCGCCAGACTCCCGAGGGCGTGCAAGTCGCCATCGGCGGTGATGGTCAGGTCACATTGGGTCACATCGTTGTCAAGGGCACGGCGCGCAAGGTGCGCAAGCTCTACCACGGCAAGGTGCTGGCGGGCTTTGCGGGCGCGACCGCAGATGCATTCACGCTGTTCGAGCGCTTCGAGGCCAAGCTGGAAAAACACCAGGGCAATCTGACCCGTGCCGCAATCGAGCTGACCAAGGAATGGCGCACCGACCGTGTGCTGCGCAAGCTCGAAGCCATGCTGGCCGTGGCTGATGCGACCACTTCGCTCATCATTACCGGCAATGGCGATGTGCTGGAGCCCGAGCAGGGCATTGTGGCCATCGGCTCGGGTGGAGCCTATGCGCACTCTGCGGCCAAGGCGCTGCTGAACAACACCGAGCTGTCGGCCGAGGATGTGGTGCGCAAGTCGCTGGCGATTGCCGGCGAGCTGTGCATTTACACCAATATGAATCACACGATCGAGACGCTGTAA
- a CDS encoding CobW family GTP-binding protein: protein MALIPVTILTGFLGSGKTTLLKRVLHESHGMKIAVIENEFGEENIDTDILKTESKEQILQMSNGCICCTIREDLREALQLLAAKRRKGLVDFDRIVIETTGLADPGPVAQTFFMDDEIAETYLIDSIITLVDAKHANQQLDDRQEARRQVGFADQMFLSKTDLVTDAEKDALIHRLKHMNPRAPIRAVHFGDVPLSEVFDLRGFNLNAKLDIDPDFLKEDDHGHEHHDHSACDHDHGQCEHDHGHEHKHDEHCGHDDHDHEHGEHCNHPHHHHHDDDVKSFVYRADRAFDPAKLEDFLGAIVNIYGPKMLRYKGVLDMKGTSRKVIFQGVHQLMGSDLGPEWEAGEKRESRMVFIGIDLPQDIFKQGLDQCLV, encoded by the coding sequence ATGGCTCTCATTCCAGTCACCATTCTCACGGGCTTTCTGGGCTCGGGCAAAACCACGCTGCTCAAGCGCGTGCTGCACGAGTCGCACGGCATGAAGATCGCCGTGATCGAGAACGAGTTCGGCGAGGAGAATATCGACACCGATATTCTCAAGACCGAATCCAAGGAGCAGATCCTGCAGATGAGCAATGGCTGCATCTGCTGCACCATCCGCGAGGACCTGCGCGAGGCACTGCAACTGCTGGCCGCCAAGCGTCGCAAGGGCCTGGTGGACTTCGACCGCATCGTCATCGAGACCACGGGCCTGGCCGATCCCGGCCCCGTCGCCCAGACCTTCTTCATGGACGATGAGATCGCCGAAACCTATCTGATCGACTCCATCATCACCCTGGTGGACGCCAAGCACGCCAACCAGCAGCTTGACGACCGCCAGGAGGCGCGCCGCCAGGTGGGCTTTGCCGATCAGATGTTCCTGTCCAAGACCGATCTGGTGACCGATGCCGAAAAGGATGCCTTGATTCATCGCTTGAAGCACATGAACCCTCGTGCGCCCATTCGCGCCGTTCATTTTGGCGATGTGCCCCTGAGCGAAGTGTTCGACCTGCGTGGCTTCAACCTGAATGCCAAGCTCGATATCGACCCCGACTTCCTCAAGGAAGATGATCACGGCCACGAGCATCATGATCACAGTGCTTGCGACCATGACCATGGTCAATGCGAACACGATCACGGCCATGAGCACAAGCACGACGAGCATTGCGGCCACGACGACCATGACCACGAACATGGCGAGCACTGCAATCACCCGCATCACCATCACCACGACGATGATGTGAAGAGCTTTGTCTACCGTGCCGATCGCGCCTTCGACCCCGCCAAGCTGGAAGACTTCCTGGGCGCCATCGTGAACATCTACGGCCCCAAGATGCTGCGCTACAAAGGCGTTCTGGACATGAAGGGCACCAGCCGCAAGGTCATCTTCCAGGGCGTGCACCAGCTCATGGGCAGCGATCTGGGCCCTGAATGGGAAGCCGGTGAAAAGCGCGAAAGCCGTATGGTCTTTATCGGTATCGACCTGCCGCAGGACATCTTCAAGCAGGGGCTGGATCAGTGTCTGGTGTGA
- the dksA gene encoding RNA polymerase-binding protein DksA, with amino-acid sequence MNAVKRDKPMTAADKAAELALRTRSAKTSLVDVAPDKPELAPVAPRKASATSQPQRSAKPPARQPKTTVSPLAPIQAGAAVTKSDTKAMTNTKQAATKKDPKLANAWKTKSVEELTDADVLAMSDDDYMNDAQLAFFRRKLVTLKNDMHVNAGETAENLREDTVVVPDPADRATIEEEHALELRTRDRERKLLKKIDQSIARIDAGDYGYCDETGEPIGVGRLLARPTATLSLEAQQRRELKQKMYGD; translated from the coding sequence GTGAACGCTGTGAAACGTGACAAGCCCATGACTGCAGCCGACAAGGCGGCAGAGCTTGCTTTGCGTACCCGCAGCGCCAAGACCTCTTTGGTGGATGTCGCGCCGGACAAGCCGGAGCTGGCGCCCGTTGCGCCGCGGAAAGCTTCCGCGACATCACAACCCCAACGTTCTGCAAAGCCTCCTGCGCGGCAGCCCAAAACGACAGTTTCGCCTCTGGCCCCTATACAGGCCGGTGCTGCGGTAACAAAGAGCGATACGAAAGCTATGACCAACACAAAGCAAGCTGCGACCAAAAAAGATCCCAAGCTGGCCAATGCCTGGAAGACCAAGTCGGTGGAGGAATTGACCGATGCGGACGTGCTGGCCATGTCTGACGACGATTACATGAACGACGCGCAGCTGGCGTTCTTTCGTCGCAAGCTGGTGACGCTCAAGAACGACATGCATGTCAACGCCGGTGAAACCGCAGAAAACCTGCGCGAGGACACCGTGGTGGTGCCCGATCCCGCAGACCGCGCCACCATCGAGGAAGAGCATGCTCTGGAGCTGCGCACCCGTGACCGCGAGCGCAAGTTGCTCAAGAAGATCGACCAGTCCATCGCCCGTATCGATGCAGGCGACTACGGCTACTGCGACGAGACCGGCGAGCCCATCGGCGTGGGCCGTCTGCTGGCCCGCCCCACGGCCACGCTGTCGCTGGAAGCGCAGCAGCGCCGTGAGCTCAAGCAGAAGATGTACGGCGATTGA
- a CDS encoding STAS domain-containing protein, whose translation MAKEENKSGGLLSKVARFVRHPTVNWSDLDHLSQESEESQYSKQALKEMLERKRQNDFARKREFDHLRKLRQAQLAQSSKTAGVGQTRPTPVATSFLQTVYSGDSGERADTIKKIDEIEAQMAQQWWRGKQAGDAATMPLSLPEGGNALPSSFRSPPPGSSPPLLSDALPSDLKLPGNASAQAPLMSGTGIPGLASMRGETDFSPGFAPTEVSAPAEASMVPPSFTRYEHDVALEEPAIVFANGDVAGAELSLKALIERRSHDAPAQLSLWLALLDLYRAAGWQEQFDDAGMDFASRFGRSAPQWFAMPQQAGELRDTGSDAGTAAVGFRWQAPVLLGESSLKALLTSKARSAGPWAMDWSALEEIEAGVLMPLLTAVQQWSDEKGELVFAGHERLLAVMGKHCPSGQSDVVPDWWHLRLALLRLMHRQDDFELTALDYCVTYEVSPPSWVDPVSQFLQEGQSGSPAKSISVQGPDTLTPDVLWRERAPRFALQGVIDGDALPWLAQVQDKAKLGETVAIDCSRLVRMDFAAAGSVLNWAAEMQSLGHVLQFSQLHQLVAVFFNVVGIQEHAQVIPRRD comes from the coding sequence ATGGCAAAAGAAGAAAACAAATCGGGGGGCTTGCTGTCCAAGGTGGCGCGCTTTGTGCGTCACCCGACCGTCAATTGGTCCGATTTGGATCATCTGAGCCAGGAAAGCGAAGAAAGTCAGTACAGCAAGCAGGCACTCAAGGAAATGCTGGAGCGCAAGCGCCAGAACGACTTTGCGCGCAAGCGGGAGTTTGACCATCTGCGCAAGCTGCGTCAGGCGCAGCTGGCGCAGTCCTCCAAGACAGCAGGGGTGGGCCAGACCCGTCCGACCCCGGTTGCAACCTCTTTTCTGCAGACGGTATACAGCGGCGACTCTGGTGAACGTGCCGATACGATCAAGAAGATTGACGAGATCGAAGCCCAGATGGCCCAGCAGTGGTGGCGCGGCAAGCAGGCTGGCGATGCCGCAACCATGCCCTTGTCGCTGCCTGAGGGCGGCAATGCCCTGCCTTCCTCGTTCCGCTCTCCGCCACCCGGAAGCTCTCCTCCCTTGCTCAGCGATGCGCTGCCCAGCGATCTGAAGCTGCCTGGCAACGCCTCGGCGCAGGCGCCGTTGATGAGTGGCACCGGTATTCCCGGTCTGGCGAGCATGCGCGGCGAAACCGATTTTTCTCCGGGCTTTGCTCCCACCGAAGTGTCTGCGCCCGCCGAGGCCAGCATGGTGCCCCCATCATTCACGCGCTACGAGCATGATGTGGCGCTGGAAGAGCCTGCCATTGTGTTTGCCAATGGCGACGTGGCAGGAGCAGAGCTCAGTCTCAAGGCCCTGATCGAGCGCCGCAGCCATGATGCGCCGGCCCAGCTGTCGCTCTGGCTGGCCTTGCTGGATCTGTACCGTGCGGCAGGCTGGCAGGAGCAGTTTGACGACGCGGGCATGGACTTCGCATCCCGCTTCGGCCGCTCTGCGCCGCAATGGTTTGCCATGCCGCAGCAGGCAGGCGAGCTGCGCGATACCGGTAGCGACGCCGGGACGGCTGCTGTGGGTTTCCGCTGGCAGGCTCCGGTGTTGCTGGGTGAATCCAGCCTCAAGGCCCTTCTGACCAGCAAGGCGCGCAGCGCAGGCCCCTGGGCCATGGACTGGAGCGCGCTGGAAGAAATCGAGGCAGGTGTGCTGATGCCGCTGCTGACGGCTGTGCAGCAGTGGAGCGATGAAAAAGGTGAGTTGGTGTTTGCCGGCCATGAGCGCTTGCTGGCCGTCATGGGCAAGCATTGCCCCTCAGGCCAGTCCGATGTGGTGCCGGATTGGTGGCATCTGCGCCTGGCACTGCTGCGGCTCATGCACAGGCAGGACGATTTTGAGCTGACGGCCCTCGACTACTGCGTAACCTACGAGGTTTCCCCTCCATCCTGGGTGGATCCGGTGAGCCAGTTCCTGCAGGAAGGGCAAAGTGGCAGCCCGGCCAAGAGCATTTCTGTGCAAGGGCCGGATACCCTCACTCCCGATGTGTTGTGGCGGGAGCGTGCCCCGCGCTTTGCCTTGCAGGGCGTGATTGACGGTGACGCGCTGCCCTGGCTGGCCCAGGTGCAGGACAAGGCCAAACTGGGCGAGACGGTGGCGATTGACTGCTCGCGCCTGGTGCGCATGGACTTTGCCGCGGCGGGCTCGGTGCTCAACTGGGCGGCTGAAATGCAGTCGTTGGGCCATGTGCTGCAGTTCAGCCAGCTGCATCAGCTGGTGGCGGTGTTCTTCAATGTCGTGGGCATTCAGGAGCATGCACAGGTAATTCCTAGACGGGATTAG
- a CDS encoding tyrosine recombinase XerC has protein sequence MSLPQEREQLSFEEQCAQLPEVVQRYLEHVRVQKRLADRTHTLYALDLLKLKQFAQQADQPLLTLQPAHIRRFAAQMHSAGRSPRGIALILSGWRSFFRWAAQQELVPFNPVEGVRGPKAAKPLPKALGVDDAVQLASFHNADADPWIEARDAAMTELLYSCGLRVAELAGLDVQPDQSTQQQGRGWIDLAAGDAHVQGKGSKRRIVPVGGKALEALHAWLALRTQGLAGAAQQAALGEPALFIGHRGERLSTQSVWARIKLRGQQAGLASGVHPHVLRHSFASHMLQSSSDLRAVQELLGHSSITTTQIYTRLDFQHLAQAYESAHPRARRQEGEDKPAASRDTED, from the coding sequence ATGAGCTTGCCGCAAGAACGCGAGCAGCTCTCATTCGAGGAGCAATGCGCGCAGTTGCCCGAGGTGGTTCAGCGCTATCTTGAGCATGTGCGCGTGCAAAAGCGCCTGGCCGACCGCACCCATACGCTGTATGCGCTGGACCTGCTCAAGCTGAAGCAGTTTGCACAGCAGGCAGATCAGCCATTGCTGACGCTGCAGCCTGCGCATATCCGCCGTTTTGCCGCGCAGATGCACAGCGCTGGCCGCAGTCCACGCGGTATTGCACTGATTCTTTCGGGCTGGCGCAGCTTTTTTCGTTGGGCGGCCCAGCAGGAGCTGGTGCCTTTCAATCCCGTTGAAGGTGTGCGCGGCCCCAAGGCGGCCAAGCCCCTGCCCAAGGCGCTGGGCGTGGACGACGCAGTGCAACTGGCCAGCTTTCACAATGCCGATGCCGACCCCTGGATAGAGGCGCGGGATGCGGCCATGACCGAGCTGCTCTACAGCTGCGGCTTGCGCGTGGCCGAGCTGGCGGGGCTGGATGTGCAGCCTGACCAGAGCACGCAGCAGCAAGGCCGTGGCTGGATTGACCTGGCGGCGGGCGATGCCCATGTGCAAGGCAAGGGCAGCAAGCGGCGTATCGTGCCCGTGGGCGGCAAGGCGCTGGAGGCTCTGCATGCCTGGCTGGCGTTGCGGACCCAGGGGCTGGCCGGAGCTGCGCAGCAGGCGGCCCTGGGCGAGCCTGCGCTGTTTATCGGGCACCGGGGGGAGAGGCTGAGTACGCAGTCCGTCTGGGCCCGCATCAAGCTGCGGGGCCAGCAGGCGGGGCTGGCGTCCGGCGTGCATCCCCATGTGCTGCGCCACTCGTTTGCCAGCCACATGCTGCAGTCCAGCAGCGATTTGCGGGCGGTGCAGGAGCTGCTGGGGCATTCCAGCATCACGACCACGCAGATCTATACCCGGCTGGACTTTCAGCATCTGGCCCAGGCTTACGAAAGCGCGCATCCGCGTGCACGGCGGCAGGAAGGCGAAGACAAGCCTGCTGCTTCGCGCGATACCGAAGACTAG